In a single window of the Centroberyx gerrardi isolate f3 chromosome 17, fCenGer3.hap1.cur.20231027, whole genome shotgun sequence genome:
- the LOC139931479 gene encoding trace amine-associated receptor 13c-like, producing MTTFEEQQCFPGSNVSCVRTQFSVGTQVALYVVFVFGMLVTVVGNSVVIVSIAHFKQLQNPTNVLILSLAAADLLLGVTVMPFSALRAVRGCWLYGDAFCLLHSSFDMFLTSVSIFHLICIAVDRHEAVCNPLHYSRNITMSLACLMVFASWVLAALYSYGLLYSKANVAGLEEYLASVYCLGSCNLLFNTLWGTLDTLIVFFFPCTVMVGLYTKIFFVAKEHVRKIEDISQCISSNDRGRGGLIKRSEQKAAKTLGIVVGAFIFCWMPFFLDSIIDAYTGFSTPAALFEVFVWLGYFNSTLNPIIYALFYPWFRKYFRLIVTLKIFNCHSSTINVC from the coding sequence ATGACGACTTTTGAAGAGCAACAGTGTTTCCCAGGCTCAAATGTGTCTTGTGTCCGGACACAGTTCAGTGTGGGAACCCAGGTCGCCCTGTATGTGGTGTTTGTTTTCGGCATGCTGGTTACTGTTGTGGGGAACTCTGTTGTCATTGTGTCTATCGCTCATTTCAAGCAGCTGCAGAATCCCACCAACGTGTTGATTTTGTCTCTGGCGGCGGCCGACCTGCTGCTGGGCGTCACTGTGATGCCGTTCAGCGCACTGCGGGCAGTTCGAGGCTGCTGGCTCTACGGAGACGCTTTCTGCCTGCTGCACTCCAGCTTCGACATGTTCCTCACCTCCGTCTCCATCTTCCACCTCATCTGCATCGCTGTGGACCGACACGAAGCGGTATGCAACCCTCTGCATTACTCCAGGAACATCACCATGTCGTTGGCTTGCCTCATGGTATTTGCCAGTTGGGTGTTGGCGGCTCTCTACTCTTACGGACTGCTGTACTCAAAGGCCAATGTCGCCGGTTTAGAAGAATACCTGGCGTCAGTCTACTGCCTGGGCAGCTGCAACCTGCTCTTCAACACCCTGTGGGGAACTCTGGACACTCttattgtctttttctttccttgcaCTGTAATGGTTGGCCTGTAcactaaaatattttttgtggcTAAAGAGCATGTAAGAAAGATTGAAGACATCAGCCAATGTATAAGTTCaaatgacagaggaagaggcggACTGATTAAACGCTCTGAGCAGAAGGCAGCGAAGACTCTAGGTATTGTGGTCGGTGCTTTCATCTTTTGTTGGATGCCTTTTTTTCTGGATTCTATAATTGATGCCTACACCGGCTTCAGCACGCCTGCTGCCCTGTTTGAAGTATTTGTTTGGTTAGGTTACTTCAACTCAACCTTGAACCCAATTATTTATGCCTTGTTTTATCCTTGGTTCAGGAAATATTTCCGTCTTATtgtcactctgaaaatattcaACTGCCATTCTTCAACCATAAATGTATGTTAA